Proteins encoded together in one Shewanella oneidensis MR-1 window:
- a CDS encoding outer membrane protein OmpK: MKKTCLCLALMLSPQAFAGDLVQWWDFSATALYGEDYDLAPSDKQATVTLETAGAWKYGDWFAFQDFIYFKGDHTGMDSTTYGEISPRFSASKILGEKIAFGPITDLSLALTYEEGEGPVHSLLYGLGVDVAVPYFTYLNFNTYRRNGMSSGNISDGWQFTPVFRIDIPVGSANIILDGFIDWVFASDNDGYEENFHFNPQLKYDLGKSLFGDHKANKLLVGIEYDLWTNKYGVKGVDQDTYSVIAQYHF; this comes from the coding sequence ATGAAAAAGACATGCCTATGTCTAGCATTAATGCTTTCACCTCAAGCATTTGCTGGTGACTTAGTACAGTGGTGGGATTTCAGTGCAACTGCCCTTTATGGCGAAGACTACGACTTGGCTCCTTCGGACAAACAAGCCACAGTCACACTCGAAACCGCTGGTGCATGGAAATACGGTGATTGGTTTGCTTTCCAAGATTTTATTTATTTCAAAGGCGACCACACGGGCATGGATAGCACCACCTATGGTGAAATTTCACCGCGCTTTAGTGCCAGCAAAATCCTTGGCGAGAAGATTGCCTTCGGCCCGATTACCGATCTTTCATTAGCACTCACCTATGAAGAAGGTGAAGGCCCTGTGCATAGCTTACTCTATGGCTTAGGTGTGGATGTCGCGGTTCCTTATTTTACCTATCTGAACTTCAACACCTATCGCCGTAATGGAATGAGTTCAGGCAATATCAGTGATGGCTGGCAGTTTACCCCAGTCTTTAGAATCGATATTCCAGTGGGTTCAGCCAATATTATCCTCGATGGTTTTATCGATTGGGTATTTGCCAGCGACAATGACGGCTATGAAGAAAACTTCCACTTCAACCCTCAGCTAAAATACGATTTAGGTAAGAGCCTATTTGGTGATCATAAGGCTAATAAGCTGCTGGTAGGTATTGAATACGATTTATGGACCAATAAGTATGGCGTAAAAGGTGTCGACCAAGACACTTATTCAGTGATTGCCCAGTATCACTTTTAA
- the udp gene encoding uridine phosphorylase, translating into MADVFHLGLTKAMLDGATLAIVPGDPERVKRIAELMDNATFLASHREYTSYLAYADGKPVVICSTGIGGPSTSIAVEELAQLGVNTFLRVGTTGAIQPHVNVGDVIVTQASVRLDGASLHFAPMEFPAVANFECTTAMVAACRDAGVEPHIGVTASSDTFYPGQERYDTVTGRVTRRFAGSMKEWQDMGVLNYEMESATLFTMCATQGWRAACVAGVIVNRTQQEIPDEATMKKTEVSAVSIVVAAAKKLLA; encoded by the coding sequence ATGGCTGATGTATTTCATTTAGGTTTGACCAAAGCGATGCTCGATGGTGCAACGTTGGCGATTGTGCCAGGCGATCCTGAGCGTGTAAAACGTATTGCCGAGTTAATGGATAATGCAACATTCCTTGCAAGCCACCGCGAGTACACAAGCTACTTAGCCTATGCTGACGGTAAGCCAGTGGTAATTTGTTCCACTGGTATTGGTGGTCCATCAACCTCGATTGCTGTGGAAGAATTAGCGCAATTAGGCGTGAATACCTTCCTGCGCGTAGGTACGACAGGCGCAATTCAACCCCATGTAAATGTGGGTGATGTGATTGTGACTCAAGCGTCAGTGCGTTTAGATGGCGCGAGTTTACACTTTGCACCAATGGAGTTCCCAGCGGTAGCCAACTTCGAATGTACCACTGCTATGGTTGCAGCGTGCCGTGATGCGGGCGTCGAGCCTCACATCGGTGTGACGGCGTCTTCAGATACTTTCTACCCCGGTCAAGAGCGTTATGACACTGTGACTGGTCGTGTGACTCGCCGTTTTGCTGGCTCAATGAAAGAGTGGCAAGACATGGGCGTGCTGAACTATGAAATGGAGTCTGCGACACTATTTACTATGTGTGCGACTCAAGGTTGGCGTGCTGCCTGTGTGGCGGGTGTGATTGTGAACCGTACTCAACAAGAAATCCCTGATGAAGCGACAATGAAGAAAACCGAAGTCAGTGCGGTTTCTATCGTGGTTGCGGCAGCTAAGAAATTACTCGCGTAA
- a CDS encoding YdcH family protein, with the protein MFPEYRDLISTLKTQDAHFQRKFNEHNQLDEEIKQLEKRVGSDFNPAVKELKSKKLHLKEEIYQILKSHS; encoded by the coding sequence ATGTTTCCAGAATATCGAGATCTGATTAGCACATTAAAGACTCAAGATGCTCATTTTCAACGTAAATTCAACGAGCACAATCAATTAGATGAGGAAATCAAACAACTGGAAAAACGAGTTGGCAGTGATTTCAATCCAGCAGTAAAAGAACTTAAGAGCAAAAAGCTCCATTTAAAAGAAGAGATCTATCAAATTCTCAAATCCCATAGCTAA
- a CDS encoding IS4-like element ISSod7 family transposase — MQLSEALARTHITRLTEFTCLADVLEPELIQSCLDSQGVATLRRRKLPMDAMIWAVIGMALFRGESVRSLINKLDIVLPQEIDYVARSAVTQARKRLGSEVVREVFSRSANTWHARAEHPHWCGLNLYGVDSVVWRTPDSVQNQAAFGRTANASGEAAYPQIRMVCLMELSSHLLVNSAFDSVVENEMNLASQLISSIPNHNLTLFDRGFYSLGLLHAWQQAQPNSHWLLPLKKGTQYEVVRTLGKHDQWVKLTTTPQARKKWPQLPDTLEARLLTKTVKGKSVAILTSLTDPMRYPSEDIVDLYAHRWEIELGYREMKQHLLESRFTLRSQLPELVFQELWGVLLAYNLIRYKMLLMAKSLPSVHPNQLSFRDAASHIIFKLTQLSSQTPGNVPRDVLDIERNARQFKLDGKRERAYPRILKMSKNKFPVRSKKNAVHS; from the coding sequence ATGCAACTCTCAGAAGCACTTGCTCGCACTCATATTACCCGCCTAACCGAATTCACCTGCCTCGCTGATGTGTTAGAGCCTGAGTTAATTCAATCCTGTTTAGACTCACAAGGCGTTGCTACTCTCAGACGACGCAAATTGCCGATGGACGCGATGATTTGGGCCGTTATCGGAATGGCCTTGTTCCGAGGGGAGTCTGTTCGGTCACTCATCAACAAACTCGACATTGTTTTGCCGCAAGAGATTGATTATGTTGCCCGTAGTGCCGTGACTCAGGCGCGTAAACGATTAGGCAGTGAGGTCGTTCGAGAAGTGTTCAGCCGTAGCGCGAATACCTGGCACGCGAGAGCCGAACACCCTCATTGGTGTGGTCTGAACCTGTATGGCGTCGATAGTGTGGTGTGGCGGACACCCGATAGTGTTCAAAATCAAGCAGCCTTTGGACGAACCGCCAACGCTTCCGGCGAAGCGGCTTATCCGCAAATTCGCATGGTTTGCCTGATGGAGTTAAGCAGCCATTTGTTGGTCAACAGCGCCTTTGATTCGGTTGTCGAAAATGAAATGAACTTAGCCTCTCAGCTCATTTCTAGCATCCCCAATCACAATCTAACCCTATTTGACCGAGGATTTTATTCGCTCGGCCTGCTGCACGCTTGGCAGCAAGCACAACCTAATAGCCACTGGTTGTTGCCATTGAAGAAAGGCACTCAATATGAGGTGGTTAGAACGCTGGGAAAACATGACCAGTGGGTGAAACTCACCACCACGCCTCAAGCAAGAAAGAAATGGCCGCAGCTCCCTGACACCCTTGAAGCGCGCTTACTGACTAAGACGGTGAAAGGTAAGTCAGTCGCCATATTGACCTCGTTAACAGACCCAATGCGTTACCCAAGTGAAGACATCGTCGACTTATATGCCCATCGTTGGGAAATCGAACTGGGCTACAGAGAGATGAAACAACATTTACTGGAGAGCCGTTTTACGCTCCGCAGCCAACTGCCTGAGCTGGTGTTCCAAGAGCTATGGGGGGTGCTACTGGCCTACAATCTCATTAGATACAAGATGTTACTGATGGCCAAAAGCTTACCATCGGTTCATCCCAATCAACTGAGTTTTCGTGATGCAGCGAGTCATATCATCTTCAAGTTGACACAGTTGTCATCACAAACGCCGGGAAATGTTCCCAGAGACGTATTGGATATAGAACGCAATGCACGACAATTTAAATTGGATGGTAAACGGGAAAGGGCTTATCCAAGGATCCTTAAAATGAGCAAAAATAAGTTTCCGGTTAGATCAAAGAAAAATGCCGTTCACTCTTAA
- a CDS encoding type III PLP-dependent enzyme, translating into MSQFQSIDVADYYDAQTFKRIEEFAKDKATPFVVIDTSIIAKQYDDMVNSFPYADVYYAVKANPAAEILTLLKDKGSNFDIASIYELDMVMNVGVTADRVSYGNTIKKRQDVRAFYERGVRMYASDSEADLRMIAEEAPGSRIYVRILTEGTDTADWPLSRKFGCQNEMAYELLVLANELGLEPYGISFHVGSQQRDIGAWDSAIGKVKSIFDRLRDEHNIVLKMINMGGGFPANYIDKTNQLGVYAEQITHFLKEDFGDDLPQIILEPGRSLISNAGVLVSEVVLISKKSYTALERWVFTDVGKFSGLIETMDEAIKFPIFTHKQGELEKCVIAGPTCDSADIMYEHYSYGLPNDLAIGDRMYWLTAGAYTTTYSAVCFNGFPPLKDYYL; encoded by the coding sequence ATGAGCCAATTTCAATCTATTGATGTTGCTGATTATTATGATGCTCAAACCTTCAAGCGTATCGAAGAGTTTGCCAAGGATAAAGCGACTCCATTCGTAGTGATTGATACCAGTATCATTGCGAAACAATACGATGACATGGTTAATAGTTTTCCTTATGCCGATGTTTATTATGCAGTTAAGGCGAACCCTGCGGCGGAGATCCTCACGTTACTCAAAGACAAAGGGTCAAACTTTGATATTGCCTCGATTTATGAGCTAGATATGGTCATGAATGTCGGGGTTACAGCTGACCGAGTGAGCTATGGCAATACCATTAAAAAGCGCCAAGATGTGCGGGCTTTTTATGAACGTGGCGTGCGTATGTATGCATCAGATTCTGAAGCCGATCTGCGAATGATCGCTGAGGAAGCACCGGGTTCTCGTATCTATGTGCGTATTTTGACTGAAGGTACAGACACTGCTGATTGGCCGTTATCGCGCAAATTTGGTTGCCAAAACGAGATGGCCTACGAGTTATTAGTGTTGGCGAATGAATTAGGCTTAGAACCTTATGGAATTTCGTTCCATGTCGGTTCACAGCAGCGTGATATCGGTGCGTGGGACTCTGCGATAGGTAAAGTGAAGAGCATCTTCGACCGTTTACGTGATGAGCATAATATCGTCCTGAAGATGATCAACATGGGTGGCGGCTTCCCTGCTAACTATATTGATAAAACCAATCAATTGGGTGTGTATGCTGAGCAAATCACTCACTTCCTGAAGGAAGATTTTGGTGATGACTTGCCACAAATTATTCTGGAGCCGGGCCGTTCGCTAATCTCTAATGCTGGAGTATTGGTGTCTGAAGTGGTGCTAATCAGTAAAAAATCTTACACCGCATTAGAGCGTTGGGTGTTTACCGATGTGGGTAAATTCTCTGGGTTAATTGAAACGATGGATGAGGCGATTAAATTCCCAATCTTCACCCATAAACAGGGTGAGTTGGAGAAATGTGTTATCGCTGGCCCAACCTGCGATAGCGCCGACATCATGTACGAACACTACAGCTATGGTCTGCCGAATGATTTAGCGATTGGAGATCGTATGTATTGGTTAACTGCCGGCGCGTATACTACGACCTATTCGGCAGTGTGTTTTAATGGTTTTCCGCCACTGAAAGATTACTATCTGTAA
- a CDS encoding periplasmic protein — MRKLLLCLSFLFTPMMALAASYVAGDAINPISLQDQNDRAVSVTDQTKVVLFSRSMKGGDIIKETLTSLAGDKFPAQLVYVADISGMPSLIAKFVAVPQMQELPFAIGLDREGEVSRLLPDSKDMATMILLNNMNIQEIAYFDSSEALGQALAKLNESQQ; from the coding sequence ATGAGAAAGCTGTTGTTGTGCCTGTCCTTCCTTTTCACTCCCATGATGGCGTTGGCTGCAAGTTATGTGGCGGGTGACGCGATAAATCCTATTTCATTGCAAGATCAAAATGACAGGGCGGTCAGTGTTACCGACCAAACTAAAGTGGTGCTCTTTAGCCGCAGTATGAAAGGCGGTGATATCATCAAAGAAACCCTCACCTCTTTAGCGGGTGATAAGTTTCCTGCGCAATTAGTTTATGTGGCTGATATCAGCGGTATGCCGTCGCTGATTGCTAAGTTTGTTGCTGTGCCGCAAATGCAAGAATTACCCTTTGCGATTGGGTTAGACAGGGAAGGGGAAGTGAGCCGTTTACTGCCGGATTCTAAAGATATGGCAACTATGATTTTATTGAATAATATGAATATTCAGGAAATTGCCTACTTCGACTCCAGTGAAGCCCTAGGCCAAGCCTTAGCAAAATTAAATGAGTCACAGCAGTAA
- a CDS encoding tetratricopeptide repeat protein yields the protein MLLILIIIAFVVLFVFFAKYQKKQAQAAALAAGDPSALLNHGLTLINQNQVETGLDFIHQAVDKGFAIAAIALAELYSGRFPQVPADAKASNDWYKKAAELDPQYLAMLTLPNLLSSQAQTPDELIAQVEQLKPNAEAGQAEFQYELAYLYLRQPFLDPDASQAIYWFEKAAAQNKQEANYHLGTLYKDDERITSDYNKARKYFEKAVAAGDELAKDNLAHMLATGQGGPKDLVRAEHLLSEYAAEDDFRQYYLGKRFLYGEDFAVDYDKARHWLEKSSAAGNVFAKLALAHLKLLAQKNDQDYLQARTEFEALAPQWQEEALFGLGKIYEEGLGVSRQPIKALMYYQLAAMSHNTDYLTAYDKLSKRLGTLEIREAQSLCNNFLHQHPIPNEQQAYYYLNQAEIYRKGDHPSREGLQTAETWYRKSADLGNQNAMQALVEIYRHELMDKPVQAFIWSSILLRNFGKYGMNSDQLLYQQQAQSRLTESELLYAQSEIERIEALLTPYLETHQSV from the coding sequence ATGTTGTTGATACTGATAATTATCGCTTTTGTTGTGCTGTTTGTTTTTTTTGCTAAATATCAAAAAAAACAAGCTCAAGCCGCAGCGCTTGCCGCAGGTGATCCTTCGGCACTACTCAATCATGGCCTAACACTGATCAACCAAAATCAAGTAGAAACTGGCTTAGATTTTATCCATCAAGCGGTGGATAAAGGATTTGCAATTGCGGCCATTGCCCTTGCCGAATTGTATTCGGGCCGATTTCCACAAGTGCCCGCCGATGCCAAGGCGTCCAACGATTGGTATAAAAAAGCCGCTGAATTAGATCCCCAATATTTAGCTATGCTAACACTACCTAATTTGCTCTCATCGCAGGCGCAAACCCCCGATGAGTTAATCGCGCAGGTAGAACAGCTCAAACCCAATGCCGAAGCGGGGCAAGCCGAATTTCAATATGAGCTCGCCTACTTGTATCTAAGGCAACCTTTTCTCGATCCCGATGCGAGTCAAGCCATTTACTGGTTCGAAAAAGCCGCAGCACAAAACAAACAAGAGGCAAATTACCACTTAGGGACACTCTACAAGGATGATGAACGCATCACCTCCGACTATAATAAAGCTCGTAAATACTTTGAAAAAGCCGTCGCCGCGGGTGATGAATTAGCGAAGGATAACCTAGCTCATATGCTGGCTACAGGACAGGGCGGTCCGAAGGATCTCGTTCGCGCCGAGCACCTACTCAGCGAATATGCGGCTGAAGATGATTTTCGCCAGTATTACCTAGGTAAACGTTTCCTCTATGGTGAAGATTTTGCAGTCGACTATGACAAGGCACGCCATTGGTTAGAAAAATCCAGTGCTGCTGGCAATGTCTTTGCTAAGTTGGCGCTGGCACACCTTAAGCTACTAGCCCAAAAAAATGACCAGGACTATCTACAGGCACGAACTGAGTTCGAAGCTTTGGCGCCCCAGTGGCAAGAGGAAGCCCTATTCGGCCTAGGTAAAATCTACGAAGAAGGCTTAGGAGTCTCACGCCAACCGATTAAAGCCTTAATGTATTACCAACTGGCGGCTATGAGCCACAATACCGACTATCTCACCGCATACGATAAGCTCAGTAAACGCTTAGGAACCTTAGAGATCCGCGAAGCCCAAAGCCTGTGTAATAACTTTCTGCATCAACATCCTATCCCCAATGAGCAGCAGGCTTATTACTACCTTAACCAAGCAGAAATCTACCGCAAGGGTGACCATCCGAGTCGCGAAGGGCTGCAAACCGCCGAAACTTGGTACCGTAAATCCGCCGACTTGGGCAATCAGAATGCGATGCAAGCCTTGGTAGAAATCTATCGTCATGAATTGATGGATAAACCCGTACAAGCCTTTATTTGGTCGAGCATACTGCTGCGCAACTTTGGCAAATACGGGATGAATAGCGATCAACTCTTGTATCAACAGCAAGCTCAATCGCGCTTAACGGAATCCGAGCTTTTGTATGCCCAGAGCGAAATCGAGCGCATTGAAGCCCTGTTAACACCTTACCTAGAAACTCATCAGTCAGTTTGA
- a CDS encoding LysR family transcriptional regulator, whose amino-acid sequence MVDLRLLRFFIAIYEENNITAAATRCYVSQPSLSAGLKQLEEELGGPLFERSKKGVKALDSAHYLYPLAVKLVEEASKLPALFMAKASRQKLRLAVMPDLSQRRLAGLLTQINQAISHLDLELVDYQSTADCRLTLDSLRHEDEVFFPLWEEDYVLCVPTEHPLAQANRIRPEELSQYDFIECPPCEAHQQTIGLLACSNLSLNLVAKADSKSLVMSLVLAGFGVSFLPDGLIEDEPRLKQIKFDGPRMFRRIGLCYPSHQAVAPTLAKLLRYLTQATA is encoded by the coding sequence ATGGTAGATTTACGCTTATTGCGCTTTTTTATCGCAATTTATGAGGAAAACAATATTACCGCGGCGGCAACACGTTGTTATGTCAGCCAACCTTCTCTTTCTGCAGGGCTCAAGCAATTAGAGGAAGAACTGGGCGGCCCCCTATTTGAGCGCAGTAAAAAGGGCGTTAAGGCCTTAGACAGTGCACACTATCTTTATCCTCTGGCGGTAAAGTTAGTGGAGGAGGCGAGTAAATTACCCGCGCTGTTTATGGCGAAAGCGAGTCGGCAAAAGTTGCGCTTAGCCGTGATGCCTGATTTGAGTCAACGCCGCCTAGCTGGGCTATTAACGCAAATTAATCAGGCCATTAGCCATTTAGATTTAGAGCTGGTGGACTATCAAAGCACTGCGGATTGTCGTTTGACTTTAGATAGCTTACGCCATGAGGATGAGGTGTTTTTTCCGCTTTGGGAGGAGGATTATGTGCTGTGCGTGCCGACTGAGCATCCGCTGGCACAGGCCAACCGTATTCGCCCCGAAGAGTTAAGCCAATATGACTTTATTGAATGTCCGCCCTGTGAAGCGCACCAGCAAACCATAGGGTTATTGGCATGCAGTAATTTGTCACTGAATCTGGTCGCAAAGGCAGATTCGAAATCTTTGGTGATGTCATTGGTGTTGGCGGGATTTGGTGTGAGCTTCCTGCCCGATGGATTAATCGAGGATGAGCCTCGGCTTAAACAGATTAAATTTGATGGTCCGAGAATGTTCCGCCGTATTGGGCTGTGTTATCCCTCCCATCAGGCAGTTGCGCCAACCTTAGCCAAATTGTTGCGGTATTTAACTCAAGCAACCGCATAA
- a CDS encoding SDR family oxidoreductase, translated as MTNANKSLVVITGASSGIGAAIAKSFSAAGHPLLLLARRAEAMQALALPNSLSISVDVTDADAIKAAISQAEAQFGPVGCLINNAGVMLLGQIDTQDPNEWSRMLNINVMGVLNGIHAVLAGMKAHKNGTIINISSVAGRKTFPNHAAYCATKFAVHALTENIREEVAMDDVRLITIAPGAVETELLSHTTDEAIKAGYHDWKEQMGGVIAPENVAAATLFAWQQPQNVCVREIVLAPTRQQP; from the coding sequence ATGACCAACGCTAATAAATCCCTCGTTGTTATCACGGGCGCCTCATCCGGCATTGGCGCAGCTATCGCCAAAAGTTTTAGTGCAGCAGGACATCCGCTGTTGCTACTGGCTCGCCGCGCAGAAGCAATGCAAGCCCTTGCTTTACCAAACAGTTTATCCATCAGCGTTGATGTAACCGATGCAGACGCTATCAAGGCTGCGATTAGCCAAGCAGAAGCGCAGTTTGGCCCTGTGGGTTGCCTTATCAATAATGCTGGCGTCATGCTACTTGGGCAAATTGATACTCAAGATCCTAACGAATGGAGCCGCATGCTCAATATCAATGTAATGGGCGTACTCAATGGTATTCACGCTGTATTAGCTGGCATGAAGGCGCACAAAAACGGCACCATTATCAATATCAGCTCGGTGGCAGGTCGTAAAACCTTTCCCAATCATGCGGCTTACTGCGCCACTAAATTTGCCGTGCATGCCTTAACCGAAAACATTCGTGAAGAAGTGGCAATGGATGACGTACGCCTGATCACTATCGCCCCTGGCGCAGTTGAAACAGAGCTCCTAAGCCATACCACGGATGAGGCCATCAAAGCGGGTTACCATGATTGGAAAGAACAAATGGGTGGCGTGATTGCTCCCGAAAACGTTGCTGCAGCTACATTATTTGCTTGGCAACAACCACAAAATGTTTGTGTACGTGAGATTGTATTGGCTCCCACTCGCCAACAACCTTAA
- a CDS encoding c-type cytochrome: MMKTSTKIAIAAALMGCLATQAYAAEGGNPKKGKHLYKKECKACHSQAGEGGELTPMSKTMSQWDRFFDKDKHKLKPEAFNGLTEQDLKDIQQFLYDHAADSEQPQTCG; this comes from the coding sequence ATGATGAAAACTTCAACTAAGATCGCAATTGCAGCCGCGCTGATGGGTTGCTTAGCTACCCAAGCCTATGCTGCTGAAGGTGGGAATCCTAAAAAAGGTAAACACCTTTATAAAAAAGAATGTAAAGCCTGCCACAGCCAAGCAGGCGAAGGTGGAGAGCTTACCCCAATGAGCAAAACCATGAGCCAATGGGATCGTTTCTTCGATAAAGATAAGCACAAACTCAAACCCGAGGCATTCAACGGCCTCACCGAGCAAGACCTCAAGGACATACAACAATTCCTGTATGACCATGCCGCCGACTCTGAGCAGCCGCAAACCTGCGGTTAA
- a CDS encoding DUF3373 domain-containing protein — protein sequence MRTLISILVANALFMSGQAFAAANNTQADTQKMAELKQQLTDITEQLDELNSRVDKTERHTSLDRLEITGDFRTKAHSLHYRDVVWNPAINVNFNDFGAKAMSGVFGMPNDPNSPLGKMMQANPDLAAAFQNGMLQGVMPYVLAPKSVQDIDNDIFYTTRLRLNLKAKVWDNVSFAGRLSMYKNWGDSTGVQVFDSWRSFTMDGTSSGNTSGDWLRVERAYFDWKNINGSEFYLSIGRRPSTYGPPSHYRENELRGGTPSGHLVNFNFDGATLGYNLGELTGIEGQIVRFCYGQGFESQWGNGEMFGDIVTKDTHLGGFNIDAINDGTNFLQFTLFGAKDVNDGFKGTMAFPTQLAGIFAPTMYQDMQKFDNFNFVTRVQPSGVIGDMYLGGIGFAREEANDIKWFASLGWTRAEPNGNAGMFGGMLSDAVFEAELNSTGTEIIMVPKTSDDTDTKDGYGIYVGIQIPAPYGKFGLEYNYGSEYWTPFTQAQDDPIGSKLATRGHVGEAYYIFDINPKMFIKLAGLYYDYEYTGSGTPVGAPQKIDDVLAGSAYSMLPVVDKAFDVNASLTINF from the coding sequence ATGCGTACACTCATTTCGATACTGGTTGCCAATGCGCTGTTTATGTCAGGCCAAGCCTTTGCCGCAGCCAATAACACTCAAGCAGATACTCAAAAGATGGCTGAGCTTAAACAACAGCTTACCGATATAACTGAACAACTCGATGAACTCAATAGTCGTGTCGATAAAACCGAGCGACACACGTCATTAGATCGCCTTGAAATTACTGGTGACTTTAGAACCAAAGCCCACTCGCTGCATTACAGAGATGTGGTTTGGAACCCTGCGATTAATGTCAATTTCAATGACTTTGGTGCCAAAGCAATGTCGGGCGTTTTTGGTATGCCAAACGATCCTAACTCGCCACTCGGAAAAATGATGCAAGCCAACCCAGACCTTGCAGCCGCCTTCCAAAATGGCATGTTACAAGGCGTGATGCCCTATGTACTCGCCCCCAAAAGTGTACAGGACATAGATAACGATATTTTTTACACCACTCGCTTGCGATTAAATCTGAAAGCCAAAGTATGGGATAACGTCAGCTTTGCTGGTCGTTTGAGCATGTATAAAAACTGGGGCGACTCAACCGGCGTACAAGTATTTGATTCTTGGCGGTCATTCACTATGGATGGCACCAGCAGCGGCAACACCAGCGGTGACTGGCTACGGGTCGAGCGCGCCTATTTCGACTGGAAAAATATCAATGGCTCTGAGTTTTACCTCTCTATTGGTCGTCGCCCATCCACCTACGGCCCACCAAGCCACTACCGCGAAAACGAACTGCGCGGCGGCACGCCTTCAGGCCATTTAGTCAACTTTAACTTTGACGGTGCCACATTAGGTTACAACCTAGGGGAACTCACTGGAATTGAAGGACAAATAGTACGCTTCTGCTATGGCCAAGGCTTTGAATCCCAATGGGGTAATGGCGAAATGTTTGGCGATATCGTCACCAAAGATACTCACCTCGGCGGCTTTAATATCGATGCCATTAACGATGGCACTAACTTCCTGCAATTTACCCTGTTTGGTGCCAAAGACGTGAACGACGGCTTTAAGGGCACAATGGCTTTCCCAACCCAACTGGCGGGCATTTTTGCCCCCACCATGTACCAAGATATGCAAAAGTTCGACAACTTTAACTTTGTCACCCGAGTGCAACCTAGCGGCGTAATTGGTGATATGTACCTCGGCGGTATTGGCTTTGCGCGTGAGGAGGCTAACGATATCAAATGGTTTGCCTCACTAGGCTGGACACGCGCTGAGCCTAATGGCAATGCTGGTATGTTTGGCGGCATGTTATCCGACGCCGTATTTGAAGCCGAGTTAAATAGCACTGGCACTGAAATCATCATGGTGCCTAAAACCAGCGATGATACCGATACCAAAGACGGCTATGGCATCTATGTGGGCATTCAAATCCCCGCCCCCTACGGCAAATTCGGTTTGGAATATAACTATGGTTCCGAATATTGGACGCCCTTTACCCAAGCCCAAGATGACCCTATCGGCAGCAAGTTAGCCACCCGTGGACACGTCGGCGAAGCCTATTACATCTTTGATATCAATCCAAAAATGTTTATCAAGCTGGCCGGACTCTATTACGACTATGAATACACAGGCAGCGGTACGCCAGTGGGTGCCCCTCAAAAAATTGATGATGTGTTAGCGGGCTCAGCCTACTCAATGCTGCCGGTAGTGGATAAGGCCTTTGATGTTAACGCCTCACTGACCATTAACTTCTAA